The Hirschia baltica ATCC 49814 sequence TAGCTCAAATGTCTGTCGGAAAAATTTAAAATCGCCCGACAACGATAGCGCCCAAGGTGAGACTAATCATCATATATCTATCAGCATTACAGACCACTCACATTATCGTGTTTTATGAGAGTGGGGCCATAGCATGTATTTAAGTAAAACTGTAATATAAATAGTTAGTTATACGTCCACTAAATATGTTTTAGTATAAAATCAATTGCGAAACGGCATCACTTTTTTGTGAGAGTTTGGTAGCGGACAATGTCTTGGTGGTCATAAATCTCTCTGCATTTTAAGTCAAAAAAACCTCGACGCTATAGATGTGAAGTTTGATTGCATTCAAAAGCCGTTCCAATGATAAACTATAATTGTTTCCTAAAACGGCTGGTATTAGAATGATAATCACAATTGGAAGATCAGTATAAACCCCCGCTTTAATAGGCCAATTATGGTAAACTTGTTCTGGTTTTTTCTTTGAGCTGAAAAGCAATGGCTTGGCATTTTATTCCAATTGTATGGCTATAGCACCGAGCATGCCTGCATTATCACCTAATAAAGGTGTACGAATGAGGTGTGAAGCTTGGGGAACGTTGCCGCGCAAATAATCGCCAAGGAGTGCTTCATATTGCTTTTGAATTTTGGGTAAGAATTGAGCAGCCAACATTAAACCACCCCCAAGAACAATGCGCTCTGGGCGGAAAGTTAGCGTTAGATTGAGACATATCTGAGCAAGATAGTAAGCTTCAATATCCCAACCTTTATGATTTGTAGGAAGCTCTTTCGCAGATCCGTAGCGTTCCTCGAAAGCGGGAGCACATGCAAGGCCTTCGAGGCAATCATTATGGAAGCGGCAATAGCCTTTATAGTCTTGATCATCGATGTGGCGTTGAACTCGGATATGCCCCATTTCTGGGTGAAGGGGACTTCCCATGAATATACCATCTTGGACTAATCCAACACCAATACCTGTGCCGATCGTTACATAGGCAGCGCGGCGACAATTTTGCGCTGCTCCCCACCATAGCTCAGCAGCAATTGCAGAATTTACATCAGTGTTGACTATAGTTTTCAGGCCGAGTTTTTCTTCAAACTCTTTCTTCAGGTTCACATTGCTCCAATAAGGTTTGGGTGTGTTGAGGATGGAGCCATAAGTGTCGCTCGCCTCATCAATATCCAAAGGACCAAAGGCAGCAATACCTAAACCTTCAAATTCAAGGTCATGCATTTGCTGCATGTCTTTGAAAAAGCCAACACATGATCGTATGGTTTCTTCTGGCTGAGTTGTTGGGAAACGCTGCGAGTAAAGGATCTGAGCGTCAGCTGTCGCAATAACGCATTTGAAAGTCGTGCCGCCTGCATCAATTCCAGCGTATATTTTATTATTTGAATTCGACATTTTGAGAGCCCCTTATCCGGTTGTTCCAGCTATCATAGCTCAAAATACAATCGTTTGTAAAGATATATTGCAATCGTTTGTATTTTGGTGTAGCGTAAAGTTAGCGGGAGATAAAAATGTTAAATAACAACACACAAGATAAGTCAGCATCCCATACGTTAATATCAGCTTTGACCTATGCGATGTTC is a genomic window containing:
- a CDS encoding ROK family protein produces the protein MSNSNNKIYAGIDAGGTTFKCVIATADAQILYSQRFPTTQPEETIRSCVGFFKDMQQMHDLEFEGLGIAAFGPLDIDEASDTYGSILNTPKPYWSNVNLKKEFEEKLGLKTIVNTDVNSAIAAELWWGAAQNCRRAAYVTIGTGIGVGLVQDGIFMGSPLHPEMGHIRVQRHIDDQDYKGYCRFHNDCLEGLACAPAFEERYGSAKELPTNHKGWDIEAYYLAQICLNLTLTFRPERIVLGGGLMLAAQFLPKIQKQYEALLGDYLRGNVPQASHLIRTPLLGDNAGMLGAIAIQLE